The following DNA comes from Agromyces mangrovi.
ACCTCGTCGCCGGTCTCGACCGGGACGGTGCCGGCATCGACGAGGAACTGGTCCATCGCGACCCGCCCCACGATCGGCCGCACCTCGCCGCCGAGCAGTACGCTGCCCGCGCCCGAGGCGTGCCGGGGCACGCCGTCGGCGTAGCCGAGCGGCACGAGCGCGAGGGTGGTCGGCGCACTGGCTCGCCAGGTCAGGTCGTAGGAGGCTCCCGCGCCCGCGGGCACCCGGCGCACCGCCGCCACGCGACCCCGCAGGGTCATGGCGGGCACCAGGCCGAGGTCGGCGCCCGTCGTGCCGTCGCCGTAGGGGGTGAGCCCGTACATGCCGATGCCGACTCGCACGAGGTCGAAGCGCGCGTCGGGTCGGCGCAGCGCGGCCGCCGTGGAGGCGAGGTGGCGGTGGGTCGGGCGCAGGCCCGCGGCATCCGCCGCCTCGAGCGCCGCCGTGAAGGCGGCCAGCTGCGCGTCGTCGTCGGCGTCGGAGGCGTTGGCGAGGTGGCTGAACACGCCGTCGACGGTGAGGGTGCCGGATGCCTCGAGCTCGCGCGCGCGCGCGACGACCGCTCCCCACCGGGCCGGCTCGACGCCGTTGCGGCTGAGCCCGGTGTCGATCTTCAGATGCACGGTCGCCGGGGCGGCGCCGCGCGCGACGGCGCCCGCGACCTGCTCGAGCTGCCCCTCCGAGGACACGCCGAGCGCGATGCCGGCGTCGAGCGCGGGCGCGAAGTCGAGGCCGGGGTCGTGCAGCCAGGCGAGGATCGGCGCGTCGATGCCCGCGGCACGGAGGGCGAGCGCCTCGTCGACGTCGGCGACCCCGAGCAGGCGTGCCCCGCCCACGAGCGCGGCGCGGGCGACCGGCAGGGCGCCGTGCCCGTACGCGCCGGCCTTCACGACGGCCATGACCGCGGCGGGCGCGGCGACCTCGGCGATGCGCGCGACGTTCGCGCGGATCGCGCCGAGGTCGACGACCGCCTCGCGGAACGGGCCGGGGGCGGCGGCGCTCACGACGCCCCTTCGAGCACGACGAACGCCGTCGCGACCCCCGCGTCGTGGCTCATCGACACGTGCACGTGCGCGATGCCGCGCTCCCGCACGTGCGCGTCGAGGGCGCCGTGCAGCACGAAGTCGGGGTTGCCCTCCGGGTCGTTGACGAGCTCCATGTCGTGCCAGCGCATCACGTCGGGCCCGCCGAGCGCCTTGATGAGCGCCTCCTTCGCGGCGAACCGCGCCGCGAGCGAACGCGCCGGCCGGTCGCGCTCCCCCGCCGTGAACAGGCGCTCGCGCAGGCCCGGGGTGCGCGTGATGGCGCGCTCGAAGCGCGCGACGTCCACGACGTCCACCCCGATACCGGCGATCACGTGCCCGCTCCCCCGGCTACTCGACCGTGACCGACTTGGCGAGGTTGCGCGGCTGGTCGACGTCGAGGCCCTTCGCCGCGGAGAGCTCCATGGCGAAGATCTGCAGGGGCACGACGGCCAGCAGCGGCTCGAAGAGCGGGCCGGCCAGCGGGATGCGCAGCACCTCGTCGGCGAACGGCAGCACCGCGGCATCCCCCGCCTCGGCGATCGCGATGACGCGCGCGCCGCGCGCACGGATCTCCTGGATGTTCGAGACCACCTTCGGGTGCAGCGAACCCGAGTTGCGGGGGCTCGGCACCACGACGAAGACGGGCTGCCCGGGCTCGATCAGCGCGATCGGCCCGTGCTTCAGCTCACCCGCGGCGAAGCCCTCGGCGTGGATGTACGCGAGTTCCTTCAGCTTCAGCGCGCCCTCGAGCGCGATCGGGTAGCCCACGTGCCGGCCGAGGAAGAGCACCGAGCGGGTGTCGGCCATCCAGTGCGCGAGCTGGGCGATGCGCTCGCCCTGCTCCAGCACCGTTGCGAGCTTGCCCGGCACCTGCTCGAGCTCGTGCGCGGCGGTCTCGAGCTCCTGCGGCGACGTCGTGCCGAGCACGCGCGCCAGGTGCAGGCCGAACAGGTAGAGCGCCGCGATCTGGGCGACGAACGCCTTCGTCGACGCGACCGCGACCTCCGGACCGGCGTGCGTGTAGATCGCCGCGTCCGACTCGCGCGGAATGGTCGCGCCCTGCGTGTTGCAGACCGCGATCGTGCGCGCGCCCGCCTCGCGGGCGTACTTCACGGCCATGAGCGTGTCCATGGTCTCGCCCGACTGGCTCACCGAGATCACGAGCGTGTCCGGCCCGATGACCGGCTCCCGGTAGCGGAACTCGTGGCTGAGCTCCACGTCGACCGGCACGCGCGCCCACTTCTCGATCGCGTACTTGGCGACCATGCCCGCGTAGGCGGCCGTGCCGCACGCGATGACGGTGATGCGGCGGATGCCCCGGAGCACGTCGTCGCCGAGTGCCTCGAGCTCGCCCACCACGACGGTGCCGTCGACCAGGCGGCCGCGGAGGGTGTTCGCGACCGCCTCGGGCTGCTCGCTGACCTCCTTCTGCATGAAGCTCGACCAGCCGCCCTTGTCGGCGGCGTCCGCGTTCCACGCGACCTCGAACGGCTCGACCGTCACGGGGCCGCCGTCGAAGTCGGTCACGACGACCTCGTCGGCGGTGATCGCCACGATCTGGTCCTGGCCGATGGCGAGCGCGTTGCGGGTGTGCTCGACGAAGGCCGCGACATCCGACCCCAGGAAGTTCTCGCCCTCGCCCAGGCCGATCACGAGCGGCGAGTTGCGCCGGGCGCCGACGACGAGCCCGGGGGCGTCCCGGTGCAGCGCGAGCAGGGTGAACGCGCCGTCGAGCCGCACGACCGTGCGACGGAACGCCTCGACGAGATCGCCCGTCGCGCGGTACTCGCGGCCGAGCAGCACGGCGGCGACCTCGGTGTCGGTCTCGCTGGCGAACTCGGCGCCGTCGGCGAGCAGCTCGTCGCGCAGCGCGGCGAAGTTCTCGATGATGCCGTTGTGGATCACGGCGAGGCGCCCCTCGTCGGCCAGGTGCGGGTGCGCGTTGCGGTCGGTGGGGCCGCCGTGGGTCGCCCAGCGGGTGTGGCCGATGCCGGTGCCGCCGCGGGGCACCGGGTGCTCGGCGAGCTCGTCGACGAGCGTCTGGAGCTTGCCCGCCTTCTTGCTCGTGCCGAGGTTGCCCTCGTCATCGATGACGGCGACTCCGGCCGAGTCGTAGCCGCGGTATTCGAGGCGACGCAGGCCTCCGAGAAGGACGTCCAGGCTGTTGGCCGGCCCGACGTACCCGACGATTCCACACATGGGGGCGATTGTATCCGCGCCCGCCGGTGCACCGGCTGCACGCGACATCCCCGCCCGTGCACAGCGGCGGGCGCCGCGCGGGCGCGCGACTAGACTGACCGGGATGTCCGATCCGACGACCGCACCCGTCGCGACGCAGCACATCTCCCCCTTCGTCGAACTCGACCGGGCGGATTGGGCCGCGCTCGCCCCGTCGATGCCGCTCCCGCTCAGCGAGATCGAGCTGGTGCAGCTGCGCGGCCTCGGCGAGCCGCTCGACCACGACGAGGTCGCAGAGGTCTACCTGCCGCTCAGCCGGCTGCTCAACCTCTACGTCGGCGGCATGACCCACCTGCACCGCCTGACCAGCGACTTCCTCGGCGAGCGCGCCGAGCGCACGCCGTTCGTGATCGGCGTCGCCGGCTCGGTCGCGGTCGGCAAGTCGACCATCGCCCGCCTGCTGCGCGAGCTGCTCTCGCGCTGGGAGCACACCCCGCGGGTCGAGCTGGTCACGACCGACGGGTTCCTGCTGCCGAACGCCGAGCTCGAGCGCCGCGGCCTGATGAGCCGCAAGGGGTTCCCCGAGTCGTACGACCGGCGCGCCCTGCTGCGCTTCGTGAGCGACGTGAAGGCGGGGGCGCCCGAGGTGCGCGCACCGTTCTACTCACACCTCAGCTACGACATCGTGCCCGACGCCCAGATCACGGTGCGCCAACCCGACGTGCTCATCGTCGAGGGCCTGAACGTGCTGCAGCCGCCCGCACCGGGCCACCGGCTGGCGGTCAGCGACCTGTTCGACTTCACCATCTACGTCGACGCGCGCACGCAGGACATCGCCCGCTGGTACGAGGAGCGGTTCCTCCGCCTGCAGCGGGGCGCGTTCACCAACCCGAACTCGTACTTCCACCGCTACGCCGAGCTCACCGAGGAGCAGGCGCGCGCCCGGGCGCGCGAGATCTGGAGCTCGATCAACGAGCCGAACCTCGAGCAGAACGTGCGGCCCACGCGCTCGCGCGCGTCGCTCGTGCTGCGGAAGGACTCGGATCACGCCGTGTCGAGCGTGCTGCTGCGGAAGATCTGAGCCCGTCCTCCGCGTGCGTCGAACGGCGCTGGGGCGTCAGACGGCGAGCTCGGCGCGCACGACGTCGGCGAGCGCCTCGGCGTGCTGCTGCGCGACGTCCTGCTCGGCCGCCTCGACCATGACCCGCACCATCGGCTCGGTGCCCGACGGGCGGAGCAGCACGCGTCCCGAGTCGCCGAGCTCGGCCTCGGCCACCTGTTGCGCCGCCGCGATCGCCTCGTTCCCGGCGAGCGCGTCGCGGTCGACGCCGCGCACGTTCAGCAGCACCTGGGGGTAGACGGTCATGACGTCGGCCAGGTCGGCGAGCGACCGGCCGGTGCGCGCGACCTCGGCCGCGAGGTGCAGGCCCGTGAGCACGCCGTCGCCGGTGGTGGCGAACTCGGTCATGATGACGTGCCCGCTCTGCTCGCCCCCGAGGGCGAGGCCCTCGGCGGCGAGCGCCTCGAGCACGTAGCGGTCGCCGACCTTCGTCTGCACGACGCGGATGCCGTGCTCGTCCATGGCGCGGCGCAGGCCGAGGTTGCTCATGACCGTGGTCACGAGGGTGTCGTCCGTGAGCGCCCCGCGCTGCTGCATCGCGATCGCGAGGATCGCCATGATGCGGTCGCCGTCGACCACCTGTCCGCGGTGGTCGACCGCGAGGCAGCGGTCGGCGTCGCCGTCGTGGGCGATGCCCAGGTCGGCGCCGTGCTCGAGGACCGCGGCCTGCAGCACCTCGAGGTGCGTCGAGCCGACGCCGTCGTTGATGTTGAGCCCGTCCGGGTCGGCGCCGATGACGGTCACCTTCGCCCCGGCGAGCGCGAACGCCTCGGGCGAGACGCCGGCCGCGGCGCCGTGCGCGCAGTCGATGACGACGTGCAGGCCGTCGAGCCGGTTCGGCAGGGTGCCCACGAGGTGGAGCACGTACCGGTCCTCGGCGTCGGCGAAGCGTCGGATGCGACCCACGTCGCCCCCGATCGGGGTGAGCTTCTCGCCGCCGAGCCGCGCCTCGATGCGGTCCTCGACCTCGTCGGGCAGCTTCGTGCCGCCGAACGAGAAGAACTTGATGCCGTTGTCGGGCGCCGGGTTGTGCGAGGCGGAGATCATCACGCCGAAGTCGGCGTGCTCGCTCGCGATGAGGTATGCGGTCGCCGGAGTCGGCAGCACGCCGGCGTCGAGCACGTCGATGCCGGAGCTCGCGAGGCCCGCGACGACCGCGGAGGTGAGGAACTCACCGGAGATGCGCGGGTCGCGCGCGACGACGGCCACCGGCTTGCGGCCCGCAGCGCGGATCGAGTCCGCGTGGCGGCCCTGCGTGAGCACGAGGGCAGCCGCCTGGGCGAGTTCGAGGGCCAGCACAGCCGAGAGTTCCCGGTTGGCCAGCCCCCGAACGCCGTCCGTGCCGAAGAGGCGGGGCATGGAGCCGTCGCGCCTCAGCGCTTGGAGAACTGCGGAGCCTTGCGGGCCTTCTTGAGACCGGCCTTCTTGCGCTCGATCACGCGCGCGTCGCGGGTGAGGAAGCCGGCCTTCTTGAGGGTCGGGCGGTTGTGCTCGCGGTCGATCTCGTTCAGCGCACGGGCGATCGCGAGGCGCAGGGCGCCGGCCTGGCCCGAGGGGCCGCCGCCGGTGATGCGTGCGATCACGTCGTAGCTGCCGCGCAGGTCGAGCACGGTGAACGGGTCGGTGATGAGCTGCTGGTGGAGCTTGTTCGGGAAGTAGTCCGCGAACTCACGGCCGTTGACCGTGATGGAGCCGGCGCCGGGCACGACGCGCACGCGGGCGATGGCCTGCTTGCGACGGCCGACGGCTGCGCCGGACACGTTGAGGATGACGCGCTCCGAGGCCGGGGTCTCGGTCGGCGCGCTCTCGGTGGTGTAGCTCTCGGGAGCCTGGTCGATCTGGTCTGCGATCTTCGCCACGATGAATGAATCCTTTGGTCTTGTACGTCGAGAAGGGAGCGCCGTTACTGGGCGATCTGGGTGAGGGTGAACGCCTTCGGCTGCTGCGCGGCGTGCGGGTGCTCCGGGCCTGCGTAGACCTTCAGCTTCTTGATCTGGGCGCGACCCAGCGAGTTCTTCGGGAGCATGCCGCGAACCGCCTTCTCGACGGCGCGGACCGGGTTCTTCTCGAGGAGCTCGGCGTAGCCGACGGCCGAGAGGCCGCCCGGGTAGCCCGAGTGGCGGTAGGCCTTCTTCTGCTCGAGCTTCTGGCCCGTGAGGGCCACCTTCTCGGCGTTGACGATGATCACGAAGTCGCCGGTGTCGACGTGGTTCGCGAAGATCGCCTTGTGCTTGCCGCGCAGCAGGGCTGCGGTGTGGCTGGCGAGGCGGCCGAGCACGATGTCGGTCGCGTCGATGACGACCCAGTCGCGCTGGATCTCATTCGGCTTGGGGGTGTAGGTGCGCGTCACGGAAGTGCTGCTTTCTGATCGAGAGAGGGGTTCGTGAATCCCACTCCGTGGGAGTTCGCCCGCGATGCGGTCGAACGCCCGGTGGAGGGCTCATCTTCGGGTGCCGACGCAGGTGGCGGCACCAAAGAGACAGCTTAGCCCACGACCCCGTCGGCGTGCAATTCGCGCCGTGCCCGCGTCTGGCGGGCGCGGGCCGCCAGTTCCGCATCGTCGGGGTACCCGACCTCGGTCAGCACGAGCCCCTTCGCCGGCATCACCCGGAACGCGCTCGTGCGCTCACCCGCCCGCATGAGCGCGAGCGGCTCGTCGACCCCGAGCTTCCCCTGCCCGACCGCGACGCACGCCCCGACCAGTGCGCGCACCATCGAGTGGCAGAACGCGTCGGCCTGGAGCGCTGCGACGAGCACGCCGTCCGCTTCGCGGCGCCACGTGAACGCCTGCAGCGTGCGGATGGTGGTCGCCCCCTCGCGCGGCCGGCAGAACGCGGCGAAGTCGCCGAGCCCCAGCAGCGAGCCCGCCGACCGGTCCATGGCCTCCGCGTCGAGGGGCGACGGATGCCACACGGTGTGCGCCCGCGCGAGCGGGTCGCGTGTCGCCGAGGCATCCGCCACCCGGTACTCGTAGCGGCGCCACACCGCCGAGAACCGTGCGTCGAACCCGTCGGGAGCGATCGCCGCCGCGTGCACGACGACGTCGGCGTCGTGCGCGCCGAGGATGCCGGTGAGCCGCCGGAGCAGCACCCCGGCCGGATCGGTCGCGCGGCCCGAGGCCGGGTCGCCGCGGCGCGGGCGCGTGACCGACTCGAGCGCGTCGGGCTGCACGTCGAGGTGCGCGACCTGGCCGCGCGCGTGCACGCCCGAGTCGGTGCGCCCGGCGACCGTCAGCCGCGGAGCCGTGCCCGTGCGGCGGAACAGCGTCGCGAGCGCCTGCTCGAGCACGCCCTGCACGGTGCGCTGCCCCGGCTGCGCGCTCCAGCCGTTGAACCCCGAGCCGTCGTAGGCGAGGTCGAGGCGGATGCGGGTGGGCGACGCGCCCGCGGGCGCGGGTTCGCCCGCGGCATCCGTCTGCTCGTCGCTCACGACCCCAGCCTACGGTTCGGCGCGCGACCGCCGGTGCCGCCCACGGTCAGGGCAGGCGCCCGAACGCGGCGGCGAGCGCATCGGCGTAGAGCGCGCCGCCCGGCGCGAGCGGATGCGTTCCGTCGCTCGCGAGCGCCTCGGGGTGCGGTGCGACCGCCGCCCGCCACCCGCTGACGGCGGCCGTCGCGTTGGCGCCCGAGACCCGCGCGAGCCGGTCGTTCACCGTCGCGGTCCAGCTCATCGGGCCCGCCACGTCGACGAACACCACCCGGCGGTCGGGGCCGGCGATGTCGATGATCTGCTGGTAGACCGAGTCGGGCCCGTCGCCGTTGGTGCCGAGGCCGACGACCACGTAGCTGCGGAGCCGGCCCGCAGCGGCGAGCGCGGCCACCACGGCCGGGCCCTCGCGCATCTGGCGCGACACGGACGCGTCGATCGCGATGCCCGGGAACCGGCGCTGGAGCTCCGGGGCCGCGGCGAGCATGACCGAGTCGCCGATCGCGCTGATGCGGTCGCCCGACGGGATCGCGGCCGCGGCGATCGGCTCGGGTTCCGGCTCGGGTGCGGGTGCCGGTTCCGGCTCGGGTTCGGGCTCGGGTTCGGGCTCCGGCGCCGGTTCCGGCTCCGGTTCCGGTTCCGGTTCCGGCGAGGCCGCCGGCTCGGGCCCGCCCGCAGGTTCCGCGTCGGCGGCCGCGGGCGCCTCGGCCTCCGCGGCCGGCCCTCCCGAGGCATCCGCCCCCACCGCAGCCGCACCGCGTTCGATCGCCGCCGCGGCGCTCGAACGCTCCGGCGCCGCCGCCACGCCGACCACTGCCGTGGCCACCAGCGCGGCCGCGGCCGCCGACGCCACCAGCGCCGTCGCCGTCCGCATCGGCGCACCGCGGCGCACGGCGTCGACGACGGCGCCCGCCGCGCCCCGGAAGCCGAGGCGTCGCACGGGCGTCTCGATCCAGCGGAACGACGCCGTCGCGGCGCCGACCGTGAGCAGCACGGCCGCCGACGCGGCGAGCGGGCCCGGTGCGACGACCGTCCCCGAACCGAGCGCCGCCGTCACGAGCACCAGCACCGGCCAGTGCCACAGGTAGAGGCCGTACGAGCGCACGCCGATCCACCGCATCGGCCCGGCGTCGAGCACGCGACCCACCGCCGGCTCGGCGACCACGACGCGGATCAGCCCCGCCGTCGCCAGGCACGCGGCCAGCATGCCGCCGTTGTACGCGAACCCGGCAGCCGGATCGAGCACCAGCGCCAGCGCGACGATCACCCCGAGCAGCAGCGCCGCCATCAGCCCGCGCGTCGCCAGACGGCTCGCGGGCGCTCGCCCACCCGCATCCGATCGCCCGGCCAGGTGCAGGGCGAGGAACGCGCCGATCAGCAGCCCGAACGCGTGCGTGCCCGTGCCGTAGTACGCCGCCGTCGGGTCGCCCGCGGCGACCACGACCATCGCCACCGACGACAGCGCCGCCGCGTAGCCCACCACCCAGAGCCGCACCACCGGCGCGAACGCGCGCAACAGCAGCACCAGCAGCGGCGGCCAGACGAGGTAGAACTGCTCCTCGATCGCCAGCGACCACAGGTTGCGGAACAGTTCGGGCGACGTCGCGCCGAGGTAGTCGGACTGCGCGGCGATGGCGAGCCAGTTGAAGCTGAACGTCGCACCGCCCACGAGCTGCCAGCCGATGCCGAGCAGCACGTCGCCGCCGACCAGCGCGCCCGCCGCCGTGCACACCAGCAGCACGAGCGCCAGCGCGGGCAGCAGCCGACGCGCCCGCCGAGCCAAGAACCCGCGCAAGGAGATGCGGCCGCTCGCCGCACGCTCGCGCAGCAGCAGGGTCGTGATCAGGAAGCCGCTGATGACGAAGAAGACGTCCACGCCGATGAACCCGCCGGGCAGCAGCCCGCCCGTGACGTGGAAGAGGACGACCGCGACGACCGCGATCGCGCGCAGTCCGTCGAGCCCGGCGACGCGGCCGGACGCGGTGGGTGCGGGCGGCACGCGCTCGGTCGTCGCTGGATCCACCGGGCCCCCTCCCGTCGTCCACCGCTCCGGCGCGGCGTGCTCAGCTCAGGCTACGACCTCAGAACTCCAGCGAGTACGCCAGCTCGCGGTGGTGCTCGCGATAGCCCATCGATTCGTAGAGCGCGTTCGCGCCCGTGGGGCTGTCGGCGTCGACCTCGAGCACGCTCGACGCGAAGCCGGCCGCCGCGGCCGCGTGCAGGTGCCCGGCGAGCAGCCGCCGGGCGATGCCGCGCCCGCGGCCCTCGCGGCGGACCCCCACGTACTCGACGTAGATGCCCGCCTCGCCCTCGTGCTCGTCGGTCGCCTCGTACTCGCTCGCCAGCAGGAACCCGACCACCCGGTCGCCGTCGACCGACACCAGCGACAGGTCGCCGCGGAACCCCTCGCCGCCGACCAGGTGCCCCCACTGCTCGGCGCTCATGACGTCGCTGCCCCAGTGGTCGCGGAACGCGTCGTTGCGGGCGTGCCGCACGGCCTCGGCGTCGTCGTCGCGGTACGGCCGCACCGTGGCATCCGCCTCGGGCAGTTCGGGCAGGGGCGCGTGCAGGTCGCGGGAGAACTTCAGGAAGTAGCGCTTGACCGCCATGCCGGCGCGCTCGAACAGCCGGCCGTTCGCCGGCGTGCGCTCCTGGGCGTAGCCGAACACGACGCCGGGCAGCAGCGAGTCGCTGTGCGCGAACTGCTCGACCGCGCGCGCGAGCTCCCAGTCGAGCAGGACCCGACCGATGCCGCGCCCGCGGAAGTCGGGGTGGACGCCGCCGAACAGGAAGCTGCGCACCATGAACTCGGCGCCCTCCGGGCGCAGCACGATGCCGTGCGCCGCCAGGCGTCCGTCGGCCGCGAAGCCGAGCACCGTGTCCTGCCCGAGGTCGAGCTCGCTGCGACCGAGCATGTCCGCGACCTCCTCGCGACCGGAGCGCCACTCGGGATGGTCCGCCGCCGCGAGCGCGTGCTCGAACGCGGTGATCAGGTCCACGTCGTCGCGGGTCGCCGGGCGCCACGAGGTGATCTCGTCGTGCGCCGGGGTCGCGGTGCGCCGTGCCGACGCGACGCGGTCGCGCAGCGGTTCCTGGCGGGGTTCGGGGTGGAGGGACTCGGTCATGGTGCCCATCCTCTCGGGGCTCGGGGTGTGCTGCGGTGACGACGAACGCCCCGGGCACGGGTGCCCGGGGCGTTCAGACGTGGTGGACGCGAGACCTACTTGGCCTCGGCGTCGGCCTCCTCGGCGGCGGCCGGCTCGGCGGTCTCGTCCGCGGCGGCCTCGTCGGCGGCGGGTGCCTCCTCGACCACGGCCTCCTCGGCGGCGGGCTCCTCGGCGACCGGCTCCTCGGCGGCGGGTGCGGCCTTCGCCGGCTTCGCCTTCGGGGTGACGGGCTCGAGCACGAGCTCGATCACGGCCATGGGGGCGTTGTCGCCCTTGCGGTTGCCGATCTTCGTGATGCGGGTGTAGCCGCCCTCGCGGTCGGCCACCTGCGGCGCGATCTCGGTGAACAGCTCGTGCACGACGCTCTTGTCGCCGATGACCGAGAGGACGCGACGACGGGCGTGCAGGTCACCGCGCTTGGCGAAGGTGACCAGGCGCTCGGCGAACGGACGCAGGCGCTTGGCCTTGGTCTCGGTCGTCGTGATGCGCTTGTGCGTGAACAGGCTGCTGGCGAGGTTCGCGAGCATGAGACGCTCGTGCGCGGGTCCGCCTCCGAGGCGGGGGCCCTTGGTGGGCTTGGGCATTGTTCTGTATCTCCAGTGGTGGGGGTGTGCGAGGCGCGCGCGGCGTGCCTAGTTCTCTTCGTCGAACCCGGTGTAGAAGTGCGCGCCGTCGAAGCCGGGGACCGAGTCCTTCAGCGACAGGCCCATCTCGGTGAGCTTGTCCTTGACCTCGTCGACCGACTTCTGGCCGAAGTTGCGGATGTTCATCAGCTGGGTCTCGCTCAGTGCGACGAGCTCCGAGACCGTGTTGATGCCCTCGCGCTTCAGGCAGTTGTACGAACGCACCGACAGGTCGAGGTCCTCGATCGGGATCGAGAGCTCGCTCGAGAGCACGGCGTCGACCGGCGCGGGGCCGATCTCGATGCCCTCGGCGGCGTTGTTCAGCTCGCGGGCGAGGCCGAACAGCTCGGTGAGCGTGCGACCGGCCGACGCGATGGCGTCGCGCGGGCTGATGGCCGCCTTGGTCTCGACGTCGACCACGAGTCGGTCGAAGTCGGTGCGCTCACCGGCACGCGTCGCCTCGACGCGGTAGGTGACCTTCAGCACGGGCGAGTAGATCGAGTCGACCGGGATCTGGCCGGCCTCGGAGAACTCGCTGCGGTTCTGGCTGGCCGAGACGTAGCCGCGGCCGCGCTCGATGGTGAGCTCGAGTTCGAACTTCGCGGTGTCGTTCAGGGTCGCGATGACGAGCTCGGGGTTGTGCACCTCGACGCCCGCCGGAGCCGAGATGTCGGCCGCGGTGACCTCACCCGAACCCTGCTTGCGCAGGTACGCGGTGATGGGCTCGTCGTGCTCGCTGGAGACGACCAGGTTCTTGATGTTGAGGATGATCTCGGTGACATCCTCCTTCACGCCCGGCACGGTGGAGAACTCGTGCAGCACGCCGTCGATGCGGATGCTCGTGACGGCGGCACCGGGGATCGACGACAGGAGGGTGCGGCGAAGCGAGTTGCCGAGGGTGTAACCGAAGCCCGGCTCGAGGGGCTCGATCACGAAACGCGAACGGAACTCCGAGATGTTCTCTTCCGTGAGCGTGGGACGCTGTGCGATCAGCACTATGGATTCCTTTCGGCTCAGTGCCCGCTATATGACACTTTGCGATGGAGACCGGGTGGCTGGCCCGGCCGGATATGGAGTTGTTGAGAGAACGGATGCGCCGGTCGGGCGCGGGGCGTCGGCGCGACGGACCACGGGTCCGGCCGATCCGCCGGCGCCCGACCGGCGGAGCGTCAGACGCGGCGGCGCTTCGGGGGCGGCAGCCGTTGTGCGCCTGCGGCGTCACGTCGTTGATGCTGCCGACCTCGAGGCCGGCGGCCTGGAGCGAGCGGATCGCGGTCTCGCGGCCCGAGCCCGGGCCCTTCACGAAGA
Coding sequences within:
- a CDS encoding holo-ACP synthase, with protein sequence MIAGIGVDVVDVARFERAITRTPGLRERLFTAGERDRPARSLAARFAAKEALIKALGGPDVMRWHDMELVNDPEGNPDFVLHGALDAHVRERGIAHVHVSMSHDAGVATAFVVLEGAS
- the alr gene encoding alanine racemase — its product is MSAAAPGPFREAVVDLGAIRANVARIAEVAAPAAVMAVVKAGAYGHGALPVARAALVGGARLLGVADVDEALALRAAGIDAPILAWLHDPGLDFAPALDAGIALGVSSEGQLEQVAGAVARGAAPATVHLKIDTGLSRNGVEPARWGAVVARARELEASGTLTVDGVFSHLANASDADDDAQLAAFTAALEAADAAGLRPTHRHLASTAAALRRPDARFDLVRVGIGMYGLTPYGDGTTGADLGLVPAMTLRGRVAAVRRVPAGAGASYDLTWRASAPTTLALVPLGYADGVPRHASGAGSVLLGGEVRPIVGRVAMDQFLVDAGTVPVETGDEVVLFGDPSTGAPTADEWADAAGTIGYEIVTRIGPRVPRTYRGAP
- the glmS gene encoding glutamine--fructose-6-phosphate transaminase (isomerizing), which produces MCGIVGYVGPANSLDVLLGGLRRLEYRGYDSAGVAVIDDEGNLGTSKKAGKLQTLVDELAEHPVPRGGTGIGHTRWATHGGPTDRNAHPHLADEGRLAVIHNGIIENFAALRDELLADGAEFASETDTEVAAVLLGREYRATGDLVEAFRRTVVRLDGAFTLLALHRDAPGLVVGARRNSPLVIGLGEGENFLGSDVAAFVEHTRNALAIGQDQIVAITADEVVVTDFDGGPVTVEPFEVAWNADAADKGGWSSFMQKEVSEQPEAVANTLRGRLVDGTVVVGELEALGDDVLRGIRRITVIACGTAAYAGMVAKYAIEKWARVPVDVELSHEFRYREPVIGPDTLVISVSQSGETMDTLMAVKYAREAGARTIAVCNTQGATIPRESDAAIYTHAGPEVAVASTKAFVAQIAALYLFGLHLARVLGTTSPQELETAAHELEQVPGKLATVLEQGERIAQLAHWMADTRSVLFLGRHVGYPIALEGALKLKELAYIHAEGFAAGELKHGPIALIEPGQPVFVVVPSPRNSGSLHPKVVSNIQEIRARGARVIAIAEAGDAAVLPFADEVLRIPLAGPLFEPLLAVVPLQIFAMELSAAKGLDVDQPRNLAKSVTVE
- the glmM gene encoding phosphoglucosamine mutase — translated: MPRLFGTDGVRGLANRELSAVLALELAQAAALVLTQGRHADSIRAAGRKPVAVVARDPRISGEFLTSAVVAGLASSGIDVLDAGVLPTPATAYLIASEHADFGVMISASHNPAPDNGIKFFSFGGTKLPDEVEDRIEARLGGEKLTPIGGDVGRIRRFADAEDRYVLHLVGTLPNRLDGLHVVIDCAHGAAAGVSPEAFALAGAKVTVIGADPDGLNINDGVGSTHLEVLQAAVLEHGADLGIAHDGDADRCLAVDHRGQVVDGDRIMAILAIAMQQRGALTDDTLVTTVMSNLGLRRAMDEHGIRVVQTKVGDRYVLEALAAEGLALGGEQSGHVIMTEFATTGDGVLTGLHLAAEVARTGRSLADLADVMTVYPQVLLNVRGVDRDALAGNEAIAAAQQVAEAELGDSGRVLLRPSGTEPMVRVMVEAAEQDVAQQHAEALADVVRAELAV
- the coaA gene encoding type I pantothenate kinase — its product is MSDPTTAPVATQHISPFVELDRADWAALAPSMPLPLSEIELVQLRGLGEPLDHDEVAEVYLPLSRLLNLYVGGMTHLHRLTSDFLGERAERTPFVIGVAGSVAVGKSTIARLLRELLSRWEHTPRVELVTTDGFLLPNAELERRGLMSRKGFPESYDRRALLRFVSDVKAGAPEVRAPFYSHLSYDIVPDAQITVRQPDVLIVEGLNVLQPPAPGHRLAVSDLFDFTIYVDARTQDIARWYEERFLRLQRGAFTNPNSYFHRYAELTEEQARARAREIWSSINEPNLEQNVRPTRSRASLVLRKDSDHAVSSVLLRKI
- the truA gene encoding tRNA pseudouridine(38-40) synthase TruA; protein product: MSDEQTDAAGEPAPAGASPTRIRLDLAYDGSGFNGWSAQPGQRTVQGVLEQALATLFRRTGTAPRLTVAGRTDSGVHARGQVAHLDVQPDALESVTRPRRGDPASGRATDPAGVLLRRLTGILGAHDADVVVHAAAIAPDGFDARFSAVWRRYEYRVADASATRDPLARAHTVWHPSPLDAEAMDRSAGSLLGLGDFAAFCRPREGATTIRTLQAFTWRREADGVLVAALQADAFCHSMVRALVGACVAVGQGKLGVDEPLALMRAGERTSAFRVMPAKGLVLTEVGYPDDAELAARARQTRARRELHADGVVG
- the rplM gene encoding 50S ribosomal protein L13: MTRTYTPKPNEIQRDWVVIDATDIVLGRLASHTAALLRGKHKAIFANHVDTGDFVIIVNAEKVALTGQKLEQKKAYRHSGYPGGLSAVGYAELLEKNPVRAVEKAVRGMLPKNSLGRAQIKKLKVYAGPEHPHAAQQPKAFTLTQIAQ
- the rpsI gene encoding 30S ribosomal protein S9, with the protein product MAKIADQIDQAPESYTTESAPTETPASERVILNVSGAAVGRRKQAIARVRVVPGAGSITVNGREFADYFPNKLHQQLITDPFTVLDLRGSYDVIARITGGGPSGQAGALRLAIARALNEIDREHNRPTLKKAGFLTRDARVIERKKAGLKKARKAPQFSKR